GATCCCCCAAAACAGCTCCTGAAAAACTCCTGATCCCCCCAAAACAGCTCCTGAAAAACTCCTGATCCCCCCAAAACAGCTCCTGAAAAACTCCTgatcccccccaaaacagcTCCTGAAAAACTCCTgatcccccccaaaacagcTCCTGAAAAACTCCTGATCCCCCCAAAACAGCTCCTGAAAAACTCCTgatcccccccaaaacagcTACTGATCCCCCAAAACAGCTCCTCAAAACCAGCTCCTGATCCCCCAAAACCAGCTCCTCCAAAAGAGCTCCCCAGAAACAGCTCCTGATCCCCCAAAACAGCTCCCTAAAAACAGCTCCTCAAAACCTGCTCCTgatccccaaaacagccccccaGAACCAGCTCCTGACCCCCAGAACCAGCTCCTGACCCCCCAGAACCAGCTCCTGACCCCCCAGCgcctgccagcactgcccacgCCGTGCTGGCACAGTCAAAGCgtgctgcccatggcaggggtgaccTTTAAGGCCCCTTTCACCCCAAACCAATCCAGAATCCCCTGAAAAAATCACAATTTGCTCGCAACACCCACCCctgggagctgcccctgccagctGTGGGCAAACCTCCCCAGACACCAAACCCCTCCCCGCTctctccagcccagctgggtgATTTATCTCCGATTTAAAACTCTGTTTGCAGGGAAGCAGAGACCAGAGGAAACTGCAGGGGATGAACAGCTCAGATTATCTGAGCCAAGTGTGCAAAGGCACAAAAAGCTCTTTGTGCTCGGGGGGACGCGGGCTCAGCAAAgccaggcacaggcagcagctcctgggagcagctggagcaaaaCATCCCGGCAGGCCCCTGGGTTTGGGATTAAATCTGGAGCAGGGAATGTCCTAATGCTCCTGGGTTTGGGATTAAACCTGGTCCTGAGGCTCCTGGGTTTGGGATTAAatctggagcagggaaggtcCTAATGCTCCTGGGTTTGGGATTAAACCTGGTCCTGAGGCTCCTGGGTTTGGGATTAAATCTGGAGCAGGGAATGTCCTAATGCTCCTGGGTTTGGGATTAAACCTGGTCCTGAggctgctgggtttgggattAAATCTGGAGCAGGGAATGTCCTAATGCTCCTGGGTTTGGGATTAAACCTGGTCCTGAGGCTCCTGGGTTTGGGATTAAATCTGGAGCAGGGAATGTCCTAATGCTCCTGGGTTTGGGATTAAACCTGGTCCTGAggctgctgggtttgggattAAATCTGGAGCAGGGAATGTCCTAATGCTCCTGGGTTTGGGATTAAACCTGGTCCTGAGGCTCCTGGGTTTGGGATTAAATCTGGAGCAGGGAATGTCCTAATGCTCCTGGGTTTGGGATTAAACCTGGTCCTGAGGCTCCTGGGTTTGGGATTAAATCTGGAGCAGGGAATGTCCTAATGCTCCTGGGTTTGGGATTAAACCTGGTCCTGAGGCTCCTGGGTTTGGGATTAAatctggagcagggaaggtcCTGAGGCTCCTGGGTTTGGGATTAaacctggagcagggaaggtcCTGAGACTCCTGGGTTTGGGATTAAACCTGGTCCTGAGGCTCCTGGGTTTGGGATTAAATCTATAGCAGGGAATATCCTAATGCTCCTGGGTTTGGGATTAAACCTGGTCCTGAggctgctgggtttgggattAAATCTGGAGCAGGGAACACCTTGAGGCTCCTGGGTTTGGTATTAAACCTGGTCCTGAGGCTCCTGGGTTTGGGATTAAATTTGGAGCAGGGAAAGTCCTTAGGCTCTTCAATTTGGGCTTAAACTGGAGCAGGGAACACCTTGATGCTCCTGGATTTAAATCTGGAACAGAGAAAACCTTGAGGCTCCTGGATTTAAATCTGGAACAAGGAACACCTTGAGGCTCCTGCATTTAAACCTGGAGCAGGGAACTCTCCAAGGCTCCTGGATTTGGGTTTAAAACTGGAGCAGGAAAGGTCCTGAGGCTCCTGGATTTGAATTTAAACCTGGAGCAGAGAAAGTCCATAGGCTAATGAATTTGGGCTTAaacctggagcagggaatgtcCTGAGGCTCCTGGATTTAaacctggagcagggaatgccTTGATGCTCCTGAATTTGGATTTAAACCTGGAAGATCCTGAGGCTCCTGGATTTAAACCTGGAGCAGGGAACACCTCAATGCTCCTGGATTTGAATTCAAACCTGGAGCAAGGTGAGCAGGAGACAACAACTCTGCTTCCTTTATTCTGCCAGGACATGAATTCCCAAACCCCAGGGATCTCCAGCTGGTCAGGAATGTCACCACCTGCACTCACTCAGCTGTGGAAGGGACTGGTTCCAGTCACGTGGAATTTTAAGGAAAgctttgggaatttgggatatCACGAGGTCTGGAAAATTCCTTGGGGTCCCCTCCCAATTTCCCTGTGTGAGGAGCAGGAAAGGCcttggatgtgcccaggaacaaCAGAACTCCTCTGGAACGTCAGCAGAAATCCAGAGGCaatcccagagcagccctgggggggaaaatgaactctggcccaggccaggctgctctggggacagaggacaATGATTCCTCCTCACTGCCACATCCAGGTGCCATTCCCAGCCTGGGGATGGGAACTGCCTTCAAAAATAAATGAGCCACAgctgaggggagcaggaggcagGGAAGCACCTTTGGAATGTCTTCCCAAGGAAGCAGGGGATGAATTCctgttttaatttccttttcctgggGAACTTTATCCCAACCCTTCATTCCCTCACTTTTACCCTTCCAGTTCTCTCCCTGTCCCATGGGTGAGGAGTGAGAGTGGGCTGTGACTGCCTGACTGCCCTTTGGGGTTAAATCACCACATTTTGGTTCAGCCCAGCCTAAATTGGGAGTTTTACATAATTCAGATTAGCTAAGCTTTGCCTGCGGAATCAAGCTGGCTCCACAGAGCCAAGGAGAGGCCTCCTCATGACATTTAAATCCAATTTTTGAGCAGATCTACAGAGTCAGGATCAGGGATTGTGAGGATGAAGGAAGCAGATGGAACCACATAAAATCCAGCCCATGAAAACCAGAGTGCAGCACAGTGCTGTGGGAGGAAATCCAGACCTGAAATATTCTAAAGCTACAAGGAAATGAAGACATTTCCAGAgtttaaaaatggattttttttgaaGTATCACCATTGAGACAATCAAGATTGAGAAGAACCTAAACCCACAGAGAGGTTGTTCAGACCTAAATAAAAACACCACGAGGTTCTCCTCATTTTTCATCCAGACATTGGAAAAGTGCACAATTGACCACAAGCAATTCCCAACCCCTTCCTtatcccagaattcccagacaTACCATAAGCTTCGTAGGTTTCCTGTGCCTCCCCGTGTCCATAATCATAATATTCTGTATCCCTGGAAAAACAAGGAGGTGGTTACACACAGGGAAATGCCATTCCCACAGTGCCACCAAAAACCAGGGAAAGAGAAGATGCTCTGGGTCATCCCCCAGATTCCAGCAGAATCTACAGCTCAGTGGGGATTCCATTGGcttaaaatgggatttaaaaGAGGgggtaaaaaagaagaagggaaaaaaagggggaaaatgggaaaaaaaaagggggaaaatgggagaaagcgaggaggaaaagagggggaaaaaaagagggggaaaaaaagagggggaaaaaaaagaggggggaaaaaaagaggggggaaaaaagaagaggaaaaaaagggggaaaaaaagggggaaaaaaaggggaaaaaaagggggaaaaaaaggggggaaaaaagggggaaaaaagggggaaaaaagggggaaaaaagggggaaaaaagggggaaaaaagggggaaaaaaggggaaaaaaagggggaaaaaagggggaaaaaaggggggaaaaaaggggggaaaaaaggggggaaaaaagggggaaaaaaagggggaaaaaaagggggaaaaaaagggggaaaaaaagggggaaaaaaagggggaaaaaaagggggaaaaaaagggggaaaaaaagggggaaaaaaagggggaaaaaaagggggaaaaaaagggggaaaaaagggggaaaaaaagggggaaaaaaagggggaaaaaaaggagaaaaaaaaggagaaaaaaaaggggaaaaaaagagggggaaaaaaagagggggaaaaaaagaagggaaaaggccACGCAGCATTCCTTTGGGAAGAGGAAATCCAACTCACCCTTGGCCCTGGCTGTAGTAGCCCTCGTAGCCCTCGTAGCTCTGCTCTGCATACGTTTCATCGTAGCCCTGGCGAAATCGGGGACACAAAAGTGTCACAGGAGGAGCAAAAAGGAACCAAACCCACAGCACATTCCAGAGGAGCCTGGAAATCCTGGCCTGCCTCAGGGAAAAGctcaggcacagcacagagagagccccagggctgggaagggatggATCCCGCTGGATTAGGAATGGTTCCATCCCCAGGGATAAATCCATGTGCCAGGAGAGGAATGATTCCATCCCCAGGGATAAATCCATGTGCCAGGAGAGGAATGATTCCATCCCCAGGGATAAATCCATGTGCCAGGAGAGGAATGGTTCCATCCCCAGGGATAAATCCATGTGCCAGGACAGGAATTGTTCCATCCCTGGGCACTCTCCCCTGAGCTCCAGGATAACgctcccagggatgcccaggatgggattttggggtgtctgtgcagggccaggagctgggctggatgatTCCAGGATATTCCATAATTCTGTGTCATCCAAACCACACATTTACAACCCCCAACCTCTGAATTTTTCGGTGGAAAAAACCCCATTCTGCTGAGAAGAGAAATCAAATTTTCAGGTGTATCAGGATTTGTGATGATCCCAGAACCATCCCAATGGTCCCCGGTGACCCCAGAACCATTCCAATGGTCTCTGGTGATCTCAACACCATCCCACTGATCCCTGGTGACTCCAACTCCATTCCCAAGGAACCCTGGTGACCCCACTGATCCCTGGTGATCCCAGCACCATTCCCACTAATCCCTGGTGATCCCAACACCATCCCACAGATCCCTGGTGATCCCAACACCATTACAAGGAATCTCCGGTGATCCTACTGATCCAAACACCTCCCCACAGATCCCTGGTGACCCCAACTCCATTCCCACTAATCCCTGGTGACCCCAACTCCATTCCCAAGGATCCCTGGGGATCCCAGCACCATCCCACAGATCCCTGGTGACCCCAACTCCATTCCCAAGGATCCCTGGGGATCCCAGCACCATCCCACTGATCGCCGGTGACCCCAACTCCATTCCCAAGGATTCCTGGTGACCCCACTAATCCCTGGTGATCCCAGCACCATTCCCACTAATCCCTGGTGATCCCACAGATCCCTGGTGACCCCAACTCCATTCCCAAGGATTCCTGGTGACCCCAACTCCATTCCCAAGGATTCCTGGTGACCCCAACTCCATTCCCAAGGATCCCTGGGGATCCCAGCACCATTCCACTGATCCCCGGTGACCCCAACTCCATTCCCAAGGAACCCTGGTGACCCCACTAATCCCTGGTGATCCCAGCACCATTCCCACTAATCCCTGGTGATCCCACAGATCCCTGGTGACCCCAACTCCATTCCCAAGGATCCCTGCTGACCCCGCCGATCCCCACCCCACCACAACCCTCCCATTCGCCCCACCACTCCGAACCCCGTTAATGACTCAACAGCCGCTAATTAACGTCTGCTTACATATTCCTCGTAGGTCTCCGGCACGGGGGGAGGGGGCAGGGGGATCCTCTGGATGCCAGCTGCCCGTGCCCGGGGAGCCGGAGCGCCCCGCACGGCGGGCGGAGGCGGCACCCCCCGGGCCAGCGCGGCCCCCCGGGCCATGGCCCCGCGCACCGGGGCTCCCCGCACCAGGGCAccccgaggaggaggaggaggagggggaccAACCCCACGGCCCCTGCGGAGGACACAGAAAAgtggctcaggagctgctgaggatggGGATTTTCAGGGCTGGGAATTGTGGATGGGCTCAGTGTGGGGTAGGGGTGTTTGTCTCGATTTCAGGATTGTTatggaggaaagagagagaaaacaaggaggaaaatgggggTAAAAAATACAGGGGTAAAAAAACAGGtgggggaaaggagaagggggaaaggagaagagggaaaaggagaagggggaaaaggagaagggggaaaaggagaagggggaaaaggagaagggggaaaaggagaagggggaggaaggagaagtgggaaaaggagaagggggaaaaggagaagagagaaaaggagaaggggtaaaggagaaagaagggggaaaaggagaaagaagggggaaaaggagaaagaagggggaaaaggagaaggggaaaaggagaagggggaaaaagagaaggggaaaagaagggggaaaggagaaagaaggggaaaaagaagaagggggaaaaggaggggaaaaaaatttcccttttctgctcctcattTATCTTATgtggaataataaaaaatgtgtttagAGAATGGTTTGATTGGATTTTTAGAGGAATGTTTGAGCCTGTTGGCCAATGCAATCCACTTGTGTttagggtcacgagttgtgagttagatatagtagttagaaaaagtaggtttgtagttttagtatctcctttaaatagtatatgaatgtattataataaagaaatcattcagccttctggagtcagacatcagcatttcctCCCACTGAATTCCCCTGCAGTTACAATGGGGTTGGAAGTGGAAATTGTGCTGTGAGAGGCACAGAGCTCTCCTCTGGGTGAGAGttctgctgctggaggtgggaaGCTGGAAagagcaggagccagggaagcaCCTTTGGAATGTCTTCCCAAGGAAGCAGGGGATGAATTCctgttttaatttccttttcctgggGAACTTTACCCCAACCCTTCATTCCCTCACTTTTACCCTTCCAGTTCTCTCCCTGTCCCATGGGTGAGGAGTGAGAGTGGGCTGTGACTGCCCTTTGGGGTTAAATCACCACATTTTGGTTCAGCCCAGCCTAAATTGGGAGTTTTACATAATTCAGATTAGCTAAGCTTTGCCTACGGAGTCAAGCTGGCTCCACAGAGCCCAGGAGAGGCCTCCTCGTGACATTTAAATCCAATTTTTGAGCAGATCTACAGAGTCAGGATCAGGGATTGTGAGGATAAAGGAGGCTCAAGTAGACAAATCTGATACAGAACTTTGGGTAGGGAATTTCACTCCAAAGGTGCCTCCCACCCACCTGGGATCACTCCAGATCCCTCAGGATCACTccaagcagaaggaaaagcaccAGCCCACGGATCAGGGAGTGAGGTAAGCATGAAGGAACAGTTTTGTTGCCAGCTTATCCCCAAGCTTTGCCAGAACGACGCCACCCCAGAGCTCTGTAGGGATGGGCACTTCCAGCTGAGAATGCTGAGGGGGGCTACAGCACATCCATCCCATTTCTGAGAGCTTCCTTCAGGAAACTACAGCtgaaacccaccccaaacccaccccaaacccatcccaaacccaccccaaaccccaaccaCGGCGCCCTGAGCCAGCAGGGCAGCACCCCAAAGTCAGGccgagctgctgtgccaggagcagcagctgaagctctctgagagcccagctgggagggcaaggcagcattcccaggctgggattttgggaatacCTTGGCACGGGAGGAGGGGGAGGTGGGGctgccccccggccccgcccggggccgcctCGGCCGCGGTTGGGCTCCGGGACCCCGTTGAGATAAGAGAGCTCCAGGAACTGCTCCTGGCAGATATCATCCATCATATCCTGCAGAAAGCACGGAAACAAGGATAAACATAAAGATCACTGAGGATCCTGGAGAGCCCAGCACCATGCCAGTGCTTCCTGGAGATCCCAGAACCATCTCAGTGATCCTTGGAGATCTCAGAAccatcccagagctcccaggaGATGCCAGCACCATTCCCAATGGTCCCTGTAGAACCCAGCACCATCCCAGAGCTTCCTGGAGATCCCAGAACCATCTCAGTGATCCTTGGAGATCTCAGAAccatcccagagctccctggAGATGCCAGCACCATTCCCAGAGCTTCCTGGAGATCTCAGAACCATCCCAGTGCTTCCTGGAGATCCCAGCACCATCTCAGTTATTCCTTGGGATCCCAGCAccatcccagagctccctggAGATCTCAGAACCATTCCCAAAGGTCCCTGGAGATCCCAGAGGTTCCCAGTGGATCCCAGCACCATTCCCAATGGTCTCTGGAgatcccagcagcatcccagcacACCCCAGCAATCCCAGGAGATCCAAGAGCTCCCTGGAGATCCCAGAACCATTCCCAATGGTCCCTGGAGATCCCATAAATTCCCAGTGATCACAGTACCATCCCATTGTTTCCTGGAGATCCCAGCAccatcccagagctccctggAGATCCCAGAACCATTCCCAAATGTCCCTGGAgatcccagcagcatccctggacACCCCAGCACTCCCAGGAGATCCCAGAGCTCCCTGGAGATCCCAGCACCATTCCCAATGGTCCCTGGAGATCTCAGAACCATTCCCAAAGGTCCCTGGAGATCCCAGAGGTTCCCAGTGGATCCCAGCACCATTCCCAATGGTCCCTGGAgatcccagcagcatcccagcacACCCTAGTGCTTCCTGGAGATCCCAGAGCTCCCTGGAGAtgccagcacatcccagcacaccCCAGTGCTCCCTGGAGAtgccagcacatcccagcacaccCCAGTGCTCCCTGGagatcccagcacatcccagctctctctggagatcccagagctccctggagatcccagcacatcccagctctccctggagatcccagagctccctggagatcccagcacaccccagctctctctggagatcccagagctccctggagatcccagcacatcccagcacaccccagctctccctggagatcccagcacatcccagctctccctggagatcccagcacatcccagctctccctggagatcccagcacaccccagctctccctgaagatcccagcacaccccagctctctctggagatcccagctctccctggagatcCCAGCTCTCCTTGgagatcccagctctccctggagatcccagcacaccccagctctccctggagatgCCGGCacaccccagctctccctggagatcCCGGCACACCGCAGTGCTCCCTGgagatcccagctctccctggagatgCCGGCacaccccagctctccctggagatcccagctctccctggagatcCCAGCTCTCCCCGGAGATGCCGGCacaccccagctctccctggagatgCCGGCACACCCCAGCTCTCCCCAGAGATCCCAGCTCTCCCCGGAGATGCCGGCACACCCCAGCTCTCCCCAgagatcccagctctccctggagatcccagcacatcccagctctccctggagatcccagcacaccccagctctccctggagatcccagcacaccccagctctccctggagatcccagctctccctggagatcCCAGCTCTCCCCGGAGATGCCGGCacaccccagctctccctggagatcccagctctccccagaGATCCCAGCTCTCCCCGGAGATGCCGGCacaccccagctctccctggagatcCCATCTCTCCCTGGAGATCCCATCTCTCCCTGgagatcccagctctccctggagatcccagctctccctggagatcCCAGCTCTCCCCGGAGATGCCGGCacaccccagctctccctggagatgCCGGCACACCCCAGCTCTCCCCGGAGATGCCGGCacaccccagctctccctggagatcccagctctccctggagatcccagctctccctggagatcccagcacaccccagctctccctggagatcccagctctccctggagatcccagctctccctggagatcccagctctccctggagatcCCAGCTCTCCCCGGAGATGCCGGCacaccccagctctccctggagatgCCGGCacaccccagctctccctggagatcCCAGCTCTCCCCGGAGATGCCGGCACACCCCAGCCCGCCGCAGCGCTCCCCGGCACTCACAGGCACCAGGAACTTCTTGACCTCCTCCATGGCGTGGGCCATGAGGCCGTAGGCCTCGCAGGGCGGCCCGAAGACCTCGATGAAGACGTGCAGCTCCATGTTGAGGTGCGCGTACTTGGGGTCGCCGCCCTTgcgcagctcctcctcctgcagggagcaCACAGAGCCTGAGACGGGCCCGGGGCACTGCAcggagcctggcacagcccacgGGGACGGGAACAGCGAGATCAGGCTCGGGGGTTTATCGCACTTATTTctagttttttgtttcttttgaaatgtatttttattatttttattttgtttatttaatctgtattattttaatttcattcatttaatttccattgtttttagtttatttttttaatttttgtttatactatttttgttttaaattttacaattatttttattttatttatttaatttgtattattttaatgtcttttatttaaattttattatttttattttaattttaaattttatttttattatttttattttatcttaaatttatttttattatttttattttatgtatttaatttttattattttaatttcatttattattttaatttcatttatttaatttttattatttttattataatttttactatttttattttattttaaatttatttttattattttaatttcatttatttaatttttattattttaacttaatttatttaaattttgttattattttatttgtaatttttatttttattttttattttatttctaaatttattcttattactttaattttaaatttacttttattatttttattttatttttactattttaacagttttattacttacattttatttttattattttattttatagtttatttttactattttattttcttcttacgttttattttttactatttttattttattaatgttatttttactatttttattttattttttacaatttattttaatttaaattttattcaatttaaaattattcattttttacgtttttatttttactatttttatttgattagttttattttttacattgtattttaattatttctattttattaaaattttatttatattatttctatttaatttatttttgaattctttcactatatttaaaattaattttattttgacattTCATGGTATTAATTTCATTGAATTCatcttttacattttattttcattatttttattttattcaaatttaaatgtattttatttcttatttttgaaGTTTTATTAGCAccatttttattgtatttatttattttttttttttttgctgtttaaagCCCTCTCCTGGTAATTTGTGATTCACCAAAAATTATCACATTGCTCCAACATCTCCAGAGAACCAGAAAAATTTCAAGATTTCAGAGGGAGCAGctaaaaaagggatttttatatttttatagagggggaaaaaatatccttTCAGTGAATGGCTCTTCAGGAGAATAATCCTTATTTTATCAACTTCTTAATTCTAATTAAAAATTctaactttttaaattttaattctaaTTGTTCAGTTCTAATTAAATAacagatttaattttaatttcaattttaattttaaatttaattaaaagtaatttaattttaattcaatCTTTCCTTGGAAGTTTTTTCTAGTTGAATTTTGAATAAAATGCTTTAATTCTCACACCATAAATGGAATTTTGTTTCCCCTTACCTTGGCTTTGTCTCTCATGGAACCTTTCCCCAGTACAGAGATTTTAGCACCAGTTTCTTCCTGGAGTCTCTTAATGGTGTTGCCTTGGGGTCCCAAAATCTTCCCAACAAAATTAAActggaaattaaagaaaaaaaaaatcagttccaGGGCtcaaaaacaccaacaaaatttttctcaattttctggcagttgacaaaaaaaaaaaaatcacttttaattttCTCCTCACCTCACAAATAGAAAAAATGCACAGGAAAATTTaagttttgaaaagaaaatttaaggttcaaaaggaaaatttaaggtttgaaaagaaaattcaagttTGGAAAGGCAAATTCAagatttgaaaggaaaattaacctttcaaaagaaaaacttaactttcaaaaagaaaatttaactttcaaaagaaaaattcaagctggttcaaaagaaaaatttaaggttcaaaaagaaaatttaactttcagaaggaaaattcaagttgattcaaaaggaaaatgcaaggttcaaaaggaaaatttacttttcaaaaggaaaattcaagttatttcaaaaggaaaactcaaggttcaaaaggaaaattcaagttggttcaaaaggaaaattcaagcttcaaaaggaaaattcaagttgtttcaaatggaaaattcaatgttcaaaaggaaaatctacctttcaaaatgaaaattcaagttgtttcaaaaggaaaattcaagtttcgaaaagaaaattcaaatttcaaacctttcttttcaaaaaaataaaagccccaGCAGAAAGATGCAGCTAAATTAATTGTTTCAATCCCAACATCAACTCTGCAGCAGCTTTCCAGcaaattttaaggaattaaaagtaaaaaaatgctaaaaaaccCTCCACAGACAGAATTCTCTGCTCCAGCAATCCGAGATCCCACCACTTATCCCAAGATATCggaaaaattccatttattaCAAATAAAAACCCTGCAGGCTTGCAGGGGATCAAAGCAACTCCTTCCTTTTTTACAATAAATATCTTGAATTTTGGTGGAAAATGAGGATTTAATTCCTGCTGCCGCTCTGCCAGTCAAAATCCCAGGGAAATGAGAAAATTCCcaagattttgggttttttttggggctCTCACCTTGGGGTATTGCTTGACAGGGATCAGAACTCGTTCCTTCAGCTTCATGTTCTTGTGGGAAAATAAATCCAGGTaattctcctcctcgtccttctttgttgtctcacccttctgaatt
This is a stretch of genomic DNA from Lonchura striata isolate bLonStr1 chromosome 26, bLonStr1.mat, whole genome shotgun sequence. It encodes these proteins:
- the KHDRBS1 gene encoding KH domain-containing, RNA-binding, signal transduction-associated protein 1 isoform X2, which codes for MQRRDDPSGRLSRGQGPGGRAAPRRPPRGGGGARGAAAQPPPPGVSVVGGTSGPGGSGMVGGKMEPENKYLPELMAEKDSLDPSFTHAMQLLTAEIEKIQKGETTKKDEEENYLDLFSHKNMKLKERVLIPVKQYPKFNFVGKILGPQGNTIKRLQEETGAKISVLGKGSMRDKAKEEELRKGGDPKYAHLNMELHVFIEVFGPPCEAYGLMAHAMEEVKKFLVPDMMDDICQEQFLELSYLNGVPEPNRGRGGPGRGRGAAPPPPPPVPRYSQKKSPSSAAPEPLFCVLRRGRGVGPPPPPPPRGALVRGAPVRGAMARGAALARGVPPPPAVRGAPAPRARAAGIQRIPLPPPPVPETYEEYGYDETYAEQSYEGYEGYYSQGQGDTEYYDYGHGEAQETYEAYGQDDWNGTRPSLKAPPARPVKGGYREHPYGRY
- the KHDRBS1 gene encoding KH domain-containing, RNA-binding, signal transduction-associated protein 1 isoform X1, whose amino-acid sequence is MQRRDDPSGRLSRGQGPGGRAAPRRPPRGGGGARGAAAQPPPPGVSVVGGTSGPGGSGMVGGKMEPENKYLPELMAEKDSLDPSFTHAMQLLTAEIEKIQKGETTKKDEEENYLDLFSHKNMKLKERVLIPVKQYPKFNFVGKILGPQGNTIKRLQEETGAKISVLGKGSMRDKAKEEELRKGGDPKYAHLNMELHVFIEVFGPPCEAYGLMAHAMEEVKKFLVPDMMDDICQEQFLELSYLNGVPEPNRGRGGPGRGRGAAPPPPPPVPRGRGVGPPPPPPPRGALVRGAPVRGAMARGAALARGVPPPPAVRGAPAPRARAAGIQRIPLPPPPVPETYEEYGYDETYAEQSYEGYEGYYSQGQGDTEYYDYGHGEAQETYEAYGQDDWNGTRPSLKAPPARPVKGGYREHPYGRY